A stretch of the Methanobacterium veterum genome encodes the following:
- a CDS encoding glycosyltransferase family 4 protein — MKIAILVSGFPPDRVGGMEIATYNIAKHLANNGHSIHIITSSYSNSSDENEFVVHPVNMIGTKIIGPFFDQRKILPVVKKIDPEIIHAQGISTSGISAFTAYLIKKSLKIPYVVYGRGSDIYPFKAEKILVKAILNNADSVIALTEHMKKEIQKISNKEVLVIPNGIDMNQFNDSTLKYTELLKEKTIIFIGNLRPEKGLSYLIEAMMHITKKDMNTQLLIVGEGPQRENLEKLVNKLNINNRVTFSGKVTTDKVPVYLKNSDIFVLPSLQEGFPNVLLEAMASGLPVVATEVCGINEIIEDGKNGFLVKPQSSKEIAEKTLLLLNDHNLRKWISKQNIKKASKYSWQRTVKMLENAYTNA; from the coding sequence ATGAAAATTGCCATTTTAGTTTCCGGATTTCCGCCAGATCGAGTAGGGGGAATGGAAATTGCAACTTACAACATTGCAAAACATCTGGCCAATAACGGGCATTCCATTCATATTATAACTTCTTCTTACAGTAATTCTTCAGATGAAAATGAATTCGTAGTTCATCCTGTAAACATGATAGGAACTAAAATTATTGGACCTTTTTTTGACCAGAGAAAAATTTTACCAGTTGTTAAAAAGATAGATCCCGAGATAATACACGCTCAGGGAATCTCAACAAGTGGAATATCTGCTTTTACTGCATATCTTATAAAAAAATCACTTAAAATACCTTATGTGGTATATGGTCGCGGCAGTGATATATACCCATTTAAAGCCGAAAAAATTCTAGTTAAAGCTATTCTCAACAATGCAGATTCAGTAATAGCATTGACAGAGCATATGAAAAAAGAAATACAAAAAATCAGTAACAAAGAAGTTTTAGTAATCCCAAATGGTATCGACATGAATCAGTTTAACGATTCAACCCTAAAATATACGGAATTGTTAAAAGAAAAAACAATAATATTTATAGGAAATCTGAGGCCTGAGAAAGGGTTAAGTTATTTAATAGAAGCTATGATGCACATAACTAAAAAAGACATGAATACTCAGCTGTTAATTGTCGGTGAAGGTCCTCAAAGGGAAAATTTAGAAAAATTAGTAAATAAATTAAATATAAATAATAGGGTTACATTTTCAGGAAAGGTAACTACAGACAAAGTTCCTGTTTACCTCAAAAATTCAGATATATTTGTTCTTCCCAGTTTACAGGAAGGCTTTCCTAACGTTTTACTGGAAGCAATGGCTTCAGGGCTGCCAGTCGTTGCAACGGAAGTATGTGGAATAAACGAAATAATTGAAGATGGTAAAAATGGATTTCTTGTAAAGCCCCAAAGTTCTAAAGAGATTGCAGAAAAAACATTGTTGCTTTTAAACGACCATAATCTAAGAAAATGGATTTCTAAACAAAACATAAAAAAAGCATCTAAATACAGCTGGCAAAGGACGGTCAAAATGTTAGAAAATGCATATACTAATGCTTAA
- a CDS encoding glycosyltransferase family 4 protein, translating to MKIIFVHNTAMPYRMPFFKELSERYDIKFIFTQFQRSFKRRGMAIPEIRELKNSDYKILDNRFPMENALRLLFILLTNDFDIVVGSIDYIPPSALVINFLCFFIGKLKGKKTIFWSEEWGWPMHPLRKMVSPFLNYIIHNCDVLMVPGKRHGEHMISLGAPPQKVFILPNATNLTIKASDNLKMEKLRYRWQNQKIILYVGQLRKLKGIHYLIKAFAKLKSKVDNVSLLIIGKGEYEGKLINLCRNLNVDNDTYFLGFVKNEDLGPYYLLADLFVMPSVIDRGFAEAWALVVNEAMTFKTPVISTDAVGCAFEMIENDVNGYVIPEKDENALYRSMLKLLSDDHLMEKMGKSSRVKVEKEFTYEKMVNGFNQAIKFLKIH from the coding sequence ATGAAGATTATTTTTGTCCATAACACTGCTATGCCATATAGAATGCCATTTTTTAAAGAATTAAGTGAAAGATATGATATTAAATTTATTTTTACGCAGTTCCAAAGGTCTTTCAAGAGAAGAGGAATGGCTATACCTGAAATCAGGGAATTGAAAAATTCAGACTATAAAATCTTGGATAATCGATTTCCTATGGAAAATGCTTTAAGATTACTCTTTATATTGTTAACTAATGATTTTGATATTGTTGTAGGTAGTATAGATTATATACCTCCTTCAGCGTTAGTTATAAATTTTCTATGTTTCTTTATTGGGAAGTTAAAGGGTAAAAAAACTATATTTTGGAGTGAAGAGTGGGGATGGCCCATGCATCCCTTAAGAAAAATGGTTTCGCCATTTTTAAACTATATAATACATAATTGTGATGTATTAATGGTACCTGGCAAAAGACATGGGGAACACATGATTTCATTAGGAGCCCCGCCCCAAAAAGTATTTATCCTTCCAAATGCCACTAATTTAACTATAAAAGCATCAGATAACTTAAAAATGGAAAAATTAAGATATAGGTGGCAAAATCAAAAAATAATTCTTTATGTGGGACAGTTAAGAAAATTAAAAGGTATTCATTATTTGATAAAAGCATTTGCTAAACTTAAATCTAAAGTTGATAATGTTAGCTTGTTGATTATAGGAAAAGGAGAATACGAAGGTAAACTTATTAATTTATGCAGAAACTTAAACGTAGATAATGACACTTACTTTTTGGGCTTTGTTAAAAATGAAGATTTAGGTCCATATTACTTACTGGCTGACCTTTTTGTAATGCCGTCTGTAATAGACCGTGGTTTTGCAGAAGCATGGGCACTGGTTGTAAATGAAGCGATGACATTTAAGACACCGGTAATATCCACAGATGCTGTTGGCTGTGCCTTTGAAATGATTGAAAATGATGTAAATGGTTATGTTATACCTGAAAAAGATGAAAACGCATTATATAGGTCTATGTTAAAATTGTTATCTGATGATCATTTAATGGAAAAGATGGGTAAAAGTTCCAGAGTGAAAGTAGAAAAAGAATTTACCTATGAAAAGATGGTGAATGGATTTAATCAAGCTATAAAATTTTTAAAAATCCATTAA
- a CDS encoding DUF2206 domain-containing protein, which produces MAYLAVGIQKPLSTIHLTLSLSIIVLIMLIAGYKINKESFAVNLELNFNNSYKFTVLLPLIFPFLAVLGTYVMGHFGSNLLLLFLIFLIAAYIMILAYLKNNISGNTYPIALLMISISLLFVHSLTSNYILGRDVYSEYFAFQMVLKNLSWNIANYRSVLTACLSSSLLPTIYGVLLNINSPYIFKLVYPLLFSITPLAVFSISKKYLNNQYAFFAALYFVFQLPFIDESQSMMRQIIAMVLFSLALMIFLEKELVNRNNGKIIFILLMFGVVVSHYTSAYIFLILFSILFLFNYVKFGLFRDIKTNLSLTLIILMFVFIFFWYSQLNASFNSTIVVINDTFKNLINFFDIEARDQSVLITMGQGISNIAEMIRIYTYDLTFIFIALGAIYSFFKCRKKLDSEFTILGIVCIALIVSFAVLPYINSKYGNARLFLQVTVIIAPFLVIGLIATAKKIKLKHVSYLILPLLLLQLFNVTFVTDQLLGIHTSVDLNNNGDRYNEFYIHDSEVSSARWLFNENKERSEVYSTNTSIYAPYKIYSDYFGTKRLSWGYLYNVHYFSFTFDSINASLIPNQEYYVYLWNYNTEKNEIYYRSFNKLEQGNLGIYGYLFKNSEKIYDNGFSDIYYHRGE; this is translated from the coding sequence ATGGCTTATTTAGCTGTAGGTATCCAAAAACCTTTATCGACTATACATTTAACACTCTCATTATCAATTATTGTGTTAATAATGTTAATTGCAGGTTATAAAATAAATAAAGAATCATTTGCCGTTAATTTAGAACTAAATTTTAACAACAGCTACAAATTTACTGTACTTCTTCCATTGATCTTCCCTTTTTTAGCCGTGCTGGGGACTTATGTTATGGGCCATTTTGGAAGCAATTTACTGCTGTTATTTTTAATATTTCTTATTGCAGCTTATATCATGATTTTAGCATATTTAAAAAATAATATATCTGGAAATACTTATCCTATAGCTCTTTTAATGATTAGTATTTCTCTACTGTTTGTCCATAGCTTAACTTCTAATTATATACTGGGAAGGGATGTTTACAGTGAATATTTTGCTTTTCAAATGGTTTTAAAAAACTTATCCTGGAATATTGCAAACTATAGGTCGGTTCTTACAGCTTGTTTAAGTTCCTCTCTTTTACCAACTATCTATGGCGTATTATTGAACATTAACAGCCCTTATATCTTCAAACTTGTTTATCCTTTGCTGTTTTCTATAACTCCCCTTGCAGTATTTTCTATTTCAAAAAAGTATTTAAACAATCAATATGCGTTTTTTGCAGCTTTATATTTTGTTTTTCAGCTGCCCTTTATTGACGAAAGCCAGAGTATGATGAGGCAGATCATTGCAATGGTTTTGTTTTCTTTAGCATTAATGATATTTTTAGAAAAAGAATTAGTTAATAGAAACAATGGGAAGATCATTTTTATATTGTTGATGTTTGGAGTTGTAGTTTCTCATTATACATCAGCTTATATATTTTTAATTTTATTTTCAATACTTTTTTTATTTAATTATGTTAAATTTGGATTATTTAGGGATATAAAAACAAATTTGAGCTTAACTTTAATTATTTTAATGTTTGTTTTCATATTCTTCTGGTACAGCCAATTAAATGCCAGTTTTAACAGCACGATTGTGGTTATCAATGACACTTTTAAGAACTTAATTAATTTCTTTGATATCGAAGCTAGAGATCAGTCTGTACTTATTACTATGGGACAGGGCATATCAAACATAGCGGAAATGATAAGGATATACACCTACGATTTAACATTTATTTTCATTGCATTAGGTGCCATTTATTCTTTTTTTAAGTGTAGAAAAAAATTAGACAGTGAATTTACTATTTTAGGAATTGTATGTATAGCTTTAATAGTATCTTTTGCAGTGCTACCATATATAAATTCTAAATATGGTAATGCCAGACTATTTTTGCAGGTTACAGTTATTATAGCGCCTTTTCTGGTTATTGGATTGATAGCTACTGCCAAAAAAATTAAGTTAAAACATGTTTCTTATTTAATTTTACCATTATTGCTACTGCAGTTATTCAATGTTACATTTGTAACGGATCAACTACTTGGAATTCATACATCTGTAGATTTAAACAATAATGGGGATAGATATAATGAGTTTTATATCCATGATTCTGAAGTAAGTTCTGCAAGATGGTTATTTAATGAAAATAAAGAACGCAGTGAAGTATATTCAACTAACACTTCAATTTATGCACCTTATAAGATTTATTCAGATTATTTTGGGACAAAGAGACTCAGTTGGGGATATTTATATAATGTTCACTATTTTAGTTTTACTTTTGATTCTATAAATGCTTCATTAATCCCGAATCAGGAATATTATGTCTATTTATGGAATTATAATACTGAAAAAAATGAAATATATTACAGGTCCTTCAATAAATTAGAGCAGGGAAATTTAGGCATATATGGCTACTTATTTAAAAACTCAGAAAAAATTTATGATAATGGCTTCTCGGATATTTATTATCACAGGGGAGAATAA
- a CDS encoding glycosyltransferase family 4 protein — MENKLHVFLITYPFLSRYPNYYIVMDKYICIFSSIFNRLYVILGSVYCPKCDKNVEIRYCGCFKPGKNVFNFLIQHILAEIKTVIMLLKDRNEYDLVIFLAGEPILSAFMSKLLKKEIIFLPQTSAPAGVKNAHGKNSKVLGNLFYIFYKLFEGMNFYLSDKIVLNSPKIAENLHLDIKTDKIILNNPIFVDTARFRIQKKYDQRNDLIGYIGRLSSEKGIINFLKAVKYISDDYKDLNFFIGGDGPLKSEVVNFVADNNLDKVKFSGWISHEDLPEYLNELKLLVIPSYIEGLPNIMLEAMACGTPVIITPVGGVLDVVTDEKTGFIMQDNSPDCIEKNIIRALNFQDINKIVLNSRKLIEDKYSFKTALERFKLALEG, encoded by the coding sequence ATGGAAAATAAACTACATGTATTTTTAATCACTTATCCCTTTCTTTCAAGGTATCCTAATTATTATATAGTTATGGATAAGTATATCTGTATATTTTCTTCTATCTTTAACAGATTATATGTAATTTTAGGAAGTGTTTACTGCCCAAAATGTGATAAAAATGTTGAAATAAGATATTGTGGTTGTTTTAAACCAGGAAAAAACGTATTTAATTTTTTAATACAGCACATTCTGGCCGAAATAAAAACTGTTATAATGCTTCTAAAAGATAGAAATGAATATGATTTAGTTATATTTCTGGCAGGGGAACCAATTTTATCCGCGTTTATGTCTAAATTACTTAAAAAAGAAATAATTTTTTTACCGCAAACCTCTGCTCCTGCTGGCGTTAAAAATGCTCATGGAAAAAATTCCAAAGTATTGGGAAATCTTTTTTATATATTCTATAAATTATTTGAAGGAATGAATTTCTATTTATCAGATAAAATAGTGTTAAATTCTCCTAAAATAGCAGAAAATTTGCATTTAGATATTAAAACAGATAAAATTATATTAAATAACCCTATTTTTGTTGATACGGCGCGTTTTAGAATTCAAAAAAAATATGATCAACGTAATGATCTGATTGGTTATATAGGCCGTTTAAGCAGTGAAAAAGGAATAATTAATTTTTTGAAGGCAGTGAAGTACATTTCTGATGATTATAAAGACTTGAATTTCTTTATAGGTGGGGATGGTCCGCTTAAAAGTGAAGTAGTTAATTTTGTTGCTGATAATAATCTGGATAAAGTGAAATTTAGTGGATGGATATCCCATGAAGATTTACCTGAATATTTAAATGAACTTAAATTATTAGTTATCCCGTCGTATATAGAGGGACTGCCAAATATAATGCTTGAAGCTATGGCCTGCGGCACTCCTGTTATTATAACTCCTGTTGGGGGAGTTTTAGATGTTGTAACTGATGAAAAGACGGGATTTATTATGCAAGACAATTCCCCAGACTGTATTGAAAAAAATATTATTAGAGCACTAAATTTTCAGGATATAAATAAAATAGTGCTAAATTCAAGAAAATTAATTGAAGATAAATACAGTTTTAAGACAGCTTTAGAAAGGTTTAAACTGGCTTTGGAGGGTTAA
- a CDS encoding class I SAM-dependent methyltransferase: MKNQNQVWSNYWSKKRSFLKLTEYTPTYINLKRYFRSLDIPKDAKILDAGCGTGKLASFWTNEGYDVIGIDLSDEALEITGKKGVKTCKADILEGLSFEDNYFDLVYSDGLLEHFEDPEPVLRELFRVSNAYILTLVPRIELYSQIMQFVLKPPKEYKRADSEWINIHERLKPGIIHSKAIKFGVLSILCGIT, translated from the coding sequence ATGAAAAATCAAAATCAGGTATGGAGTAACTACTGGAGTAAAAAAAGGTCTTTTCTAAAATTAACTGAGTATACACCCACATATATAAACCTTAAAAGATACTTCCGCTCTTTAGATATACCTAAAGATGCTAAAATACTGGATGCGGGATGTGGAACTGGTAAATTAGCTTCATTTTGGACAAATGAAGGATATGATGTTATTGGAATTGATCTAAGTGATGAAGCTCTTGAAATCACTGGAAAAAAAGGAGTAAAAACATGTAAGGCAGATATCTTGGAAGGCCTATCATTTGAAGATAATTATTTTGATCTGGTTTATTCAGATGGGCTTTTGGAACATTTTGAAGACCCTGAACCTGTTTTGAGGGAGTTATTTAGAGTTAGTAATGCGTATATCCTAACGTTGGTTCCTAGAATTGAATTATATTCTCAAATAATGCAGTTTGTCCTTAAACCTCCAAAGGAATACAAAAGGGCAGATTCTGAATGGATAAATATTCATGAAAGATTAAAACCAGGAATTATACATTCTAAAGCTATTAAATTTGGAGTTTTATCAATACTCTGTGGAATAACCTGA
- a CDS encoding B12-binding domain-containing radical SAM protein produces the protein MNIYLLNPPFSLNGQEIKKFFRCTRWQGGVTRGGTYWYPIWLAYAAGLLEKENHNVRLVDAPAQDWNYNAVLKDIKRFKPEIIVIDSNFASLRNDISVANELKELTGSKTILVGPPASQFPDEILKKGIDIVAKFEYDFTLRNIVDCIENGNNLGEVKGIAYNNEGNIINTPIRPFITSEELDKLPFVSKVYKDHTGIKDYFLTHTLYPMVQIFTGRGCPNQCTFCSWPKTLMGRDYRVRSVENIVDEFEFIIKELPDVREVFIEDDTFTIKKSRIYEFCQEMKNRGLDITWSCNSRVNLDYKTMKMMKNSGCRLLDVGFESGDNRILKNIKKGINTEESLIFMRSARKAGLLVLADFIFGLPGETKETAEKTINFVKKMQPNMVQFAVATPIPGTEFYDWVLDNQYCLIDDLNDSIDENGFQKCIISYPEFTKEDIEFYVNKALKEYYLSFFYIPTALRTILRKNGFHELKTMVKSAKIFLEYINMGENKDEKSKSGME, from the coding sequence ATGAATATCTATTTGTTAAACCCGCCTTTTTCATTAAACGGTCAAGAAATAAAAAAGTTTTTTAGATGCACACGATGGCAAGGAGGTGTAACAAGAGGGGGAACTTACTGGTATCCTATATGGTTAGCTTATGCTGCTGGTTTGCTGGAAAAAGAGAATCATAATGTTAGATTAGTGGATGCCCCTGCTCAAGACTGGAATTACAATGCGGTTTTGAAGGATATTAAAAGATTTAAACCAGAAATAATAGTTATTGATTCAAATTTTGCCAGTTTAAGAAATGATATATCAGTTGCAAATGAATTGAAAGAACTAACAGGTTCAAAAACTATACTGGTTGGACCTCCAGCTTCCCAGTTTCCAGATGAAATTCTAAAAAAAGGGATAGATATAGTAGCTAAGTTTGAATATGATTTTACACTGAGGAATATAGTTGATTGTATTGAAAATGGTAATAATCTAGGGGAAGTTAAGGGAATTGCCTACAATAATGAAGGTAATATAATTAACACACCCATTAGACCTTTTATAACTTCTGAAGAACTTGATAAGCTCCCTTTTGTTTCTAAGGTTTACAAAGATCATACAGGTATCAAGGACTATTTCTTAACCCATACCCTGTATCCTATGGTTCAAATTTTCACAGGTAGAGGTTGTCCTAATCAATGCACGTTTTGCTCATGGCCAAAAACATTAATGGGTAGAGATTATAGGGTTAGAAGTGTAGAAAATATAGTTGATGAATTTGAATTTATAATTAAGGAATTACCAGATGTAAGGGAAGTTTTTATTGAAGATGATACATTTACTATTAAAAAAAGTAGGATTTATGAATTTTGCCAGGAGATGAAAAATCGAGGACTTGACATTACATGGTCATGTAATTCCCGGGTAAATCTTGACTATAAAACAATGAAAATGATGAAAAATTCAGGTTGCAGACTTTTAGATGTCGGTTTTGAGTCCGGAGATAACAGGATATTGAAAAATATAAAGAAAGGAATAAATACAGAAGAATCTCTAATTTTTATGAGATCTGCTAGAAAGGCAGGGCTTCTTGTACTTGCAGACTTTATTTTTGGCTTACCTGGAGAAACTAAGGAGACAGCAGAAAAAACTATAAATTTTGTAAAGAAAATGCAGCCAAACATGGTACAGTTTGCAGTGGCCACCCCCATACCCGGAACTGAATTTTATGATTGGGTTTTAGACAATCAATACTGCCTTATAGATGATTTAAACGATTCAATTGATGAAAATGGATTTCAAAAATGTATCATATCATATCCTGAATTTACTAAAGAAGATATCGAATTTTATGTGAATAAAGCTCTCAAAGAGTATTATTTAAGCTTTTTTTATATACCTACCGCTTTAAGAACTATTTTAAGGAAAAATGGATTCCATGAGTTAAAAACTATGGTCAAATCGGCTAAGATATTCCTTGAATATATAAATATGGGGGAAAATAAAGATGAAAAATCAAAATCAGGTATGGAGTAA
- a CDS encoding glycosyltransferase → MLILVLILYFLSFLIIWQFVGYPTLMAIIARRNNPKAKDYSYHPFVSIIVPTYNEENVIGERIKNLNRLNYMDDNYEIIVVDSGSNDHTKDIVRRKIKENAGRPELKLLIEKERKGKASAINYGKRHSKGNIILVTDANSIFNKNVLKEIVPHFKNPKIGAVGGMYCITNNLKNSITQSESFYWDLEIIMRLGESKIDSACLFHGEINAWRKNIVNADTQALSEDLDMCIAIRKKGYKIEYEPEAVVYEPSATNLSDQIKQRKRTSIGTIQNIFKYHSYFFLPRDIYTLLTFPSHKTLAVMSPFIFILILACYAIISVLGMLEVIITHLLVTLSLFIFLFILLMNLKSKIIQNDSISKFKIKKIFHIIHYVILNEFLLLLAWKDFIKGRYSVFWEKAASTRE, encoded by the coding sequence GTGCTTATATTAGTCTTAATTTTATACTTTTTATCATTTTTAATTATATGGCAGTTTGTTGGATACCCTACATTAATGGCCATAATTGCACGTAGAAATAACCCTAAAGCTAAAGATTACTCTTACCATCCATTTGTATCAATTATAGTTCCAACCTACAATGAAGAAAATGTAATTGGTGAGAGAATCAAAAATTTGAACCGTTTAAACTATATGGATGATAATTATGAGATTATTGTGGTGGATTCAGGTTCTAATGACCATACTAAAGATATAGTGAGAAGAAAAATAAAAGAAAATGCAGGAAGGCCTGAATTAAAACTGTTAATCGAGAAAGAAAGAAAAGGAAAAGCATCAGCCATAAATTATGGTAAAAGACATTCAAAGGGAAATATAATCCTTGTAACAGATGCAAATTCAATTTTTAATAAAAATGTACTCAAAGAGATAGTCCCTCATTTTAAAAATCCTAAAATTGGAGCAGTTGGGGGGATGTACTGTATAACTAACAATTTGAAAAATTCAATAACACAGTCTGAATCATTTTATTGGGATTTAGAAATTATTATGCGGCTTGGTGAATCAAAAATAGATTCCGCATGTTTATTCCATGGGGAAATAAATGCATGGCGTAAAAATATAGTAAATGCAGATACTCAGGCCCTTTCGGAAGATTTAGACATGTGCATTGCCATTCGAAAAAAAGGTTACAAAATAGAATATGAACCTGAAGCAGTAGTATATGAGCCGTCAGCGACAAACTTATCAGATCAAATTAAACAGAGAAAAAGGACAAGTATCGGTACTATACAAAATATATTTAAATATCACAGCTATTTTTTCTTACCGCGGGATATATACACCCTTCTAACTTTTCCATCACATAAAACATTAGCAGTAATGTCTCCTTTTATATTTATTTTAATTTTAGCATGTTATGCTATTATATCTGTATTGGGCATGCTTGAGGTGATCATAACACATCTTTTAGTAACTTTATCTTTGTTTATATTCTTATTTATCCTTTTAATGAATTTAAAATCCAAAATAATCCAAAACGACTCAATTTCTAAGTTTAAAATTAAAAAAATTTTCCATATTATTCATTACGTTATTTTAAACGAATTTTTACTGCTTTTGGCATGGAAAGATTTCATTAAGGGGAGATACAGCGTATTTTGGGAAAAAGCTGCTTCAACCAGGGAGTGA
- a CDS encoding glycosyltransferase family 2 protein, with translation MAKITAILPAYNEELCISSVILCSKKYVDKVIVVDDGSTDNTAKIAKLAGAQVISHFSNKGKGAALKTGFEAAKESEIIVTLDSDGQHNPKEIPKLITPIINGEADIVNGSRYINGNKKDTPSYRRIGQSILDKITNLGSGLNSTDSQSGFRAFARYTIPAFRFSCTDFGIESEMLTDASNVGLRVKEVEIGVRYDTDSSTKNPINHGVGVLIKVINDLQFQRPLFYFALPGTIVTLAGIILCLMFFGNYMSSNIAGNITPSASYGLAPTILAIMMTLIGGFLVLTGILLDSMGKMIDRIIISSQNGASISKSAEGIDFNKLKKTNIKSK, from the coding sequence ATGGCAAAAATAACAGCAATATTACCGGCCTATAATGAAGAATTATGCATAAGCAGTGTAATTCTCTGTTCCAAAAAATATGTGGATAAAGTAATTGTTGTTGACGACGGCAGTACCGACAATACTGCAAAAATCGCTAAACTTGCAGGAGCTCAAGTAATAAGCCATTTTTCTAATAAAGGGAAAGGTGCAGCATTAAAAACTGGTTTTGAAGCAGCCAAAGAATCAGAAATCATAGTAACTTTAGATTCTGATGGACAGCACAACCCCAAAGAAATACCAAAATTAATAACCCCAATTATAAACGGGGAAGCAGACATAGTAAACGGCAGCAGATATATCAATGGGAATAAAAAAGATACTCCTTCTTACAGACGAATAGGCCAGTCAATACTTGATAAAATTACTAATTTAGGTAGCGGGCTTAATAGTACTGACAGCCAAAGCGGTTTTAGAGCCTTTGCAAGATATACCATACCTGCTTTCAGGTTCAGCTGCACAGATTTTGGTATAGAAAGTGAAATGTTAACAGATGCCTCGAATGTTGGTCTGAGGGTTAAAGAAGTCGAAATAGGAGTTAGATATGATACTGATAGTTCTACAAAAAATCCTATAAACCATGGAGTAGGTGTTTTAATCAAAGTTATAAATGATTTACAGTTTCAAAGGCCGCTGTTTTACTTTGCACTACCCGGTACCATAGTTACTTTAGCAGGCATAATTTTATGTCTCATGTTTTTTGGTAATTACATGTCATCCAATATTGCAGGCAACATAACACCTTCCGCATCTTATGGTTTAGCCCCCACAATCCTTGCAATAATGATGACACTAATCGGCGGATTTTTAGTATTAACCGGTATTCTCTTAGATTCAATGGGAAAAATGATAGATCGAATTATAATCAGTTCTCAAAATGGAGCTAGTATTTCTAAATCTGCAGAAGGTATAGATTTTAATAAACTTAAGAAGACCAATATAAAAAGTAAATAA